Proteins encoded within one genomic window of Scomber japonicus isolate fScoJap1 chromosome 16, fScoJap1.pri, whole genome shotgun sequence:
- the zfyve26 gene encoding zinc finger FYVE domain-containing protein 26 — MKATMHPFGCEAETSLQDLFEYFKRCLQHGEWELASACVPQLVNSAGGLSENLRDIIKAIVCQPYILKWESVGSPHKLAWFWLQVLEKWTEEQVSPNIRRELEFLLLLEELGSEGITQTVLKELHQAFLDTQSEQKTADSSRMPLAAVESCLQTLLEKKKPRLAQALAHFLQDQSCSEDQTLQHTFIQHLMKKLGKPERRPEKTEEWVEEIYAVLAVMPWSPRRNSGGQLEALCEALWAARDGPLKEERVLSSLLRPRCDALVSAYCSTALRLQRDHLLRSSPDTQVDLPEAEKLALSLCCHKDRPSIWKTIYFECLSSGKHFLEQVLVTGLDLIKHEGFSQLKDLLQLEFQPLSRLLLLLGWTQCRSLDSAQTLLSVLHCEQASANDSVLQEFANLLSSQLGILEWCKNNNPGISMEALLAQLHTLDNHSALYILHSLTPLAQFEERRILDLLQQLPNSPGTEETEAITTLSPGVQRNIILFQGFCAMKYAIYALCVNAHKYSSCSECESMQQQQQQPSETEMDQNQTSTSSEGLHLQFLHYLSECQLYLEAVPAMFRLELLENIFSLLFLSSADFALQTQKDTSPNINTGNTTYPVFSPDARNTNVEPGIKAKTAETEHSQKQHAAHCSHLDLGHFTQGCRGFLVDVTSMEGFLKLLKEGLEGMCVVGQQEGQEAGRALLRETEVAESLGCSVTAETFGARLQRLSKRTAEAQWRLQIINSNQGSRSGSESPLQMSAVSYSASSVGRSKSSSLRRRKRRHVAERQTSIEKHNGEVSTSTSDGGGAVAGGFVELEICPCGGPHSWVVPAMLSPPESLLMSCIRRGNFMEAHQVSLVFDLEASACCGELVFMERYKEVLVELGRVEQKMESQSMSSSSSSSEGLVSTAVSGTGRSRLGSSGRSTLQAIGSAAAAGVAFYSISDIADRLLSTPAHPMPSLEEGYWLSRCSTEPSGLFYTLLEELSPAAMAAFDLACCHCQLWKTSRQLLDTAERRLNGSLEARGVRVDPKVPHSEGICGFPMVLQQINKILNHSASNKSSVKTEAVGEEVFASPFGCCIQEVLLCCHQTLSEEFIAARLSLAQRLESILHILSTATDGTEANVGNALLALLVEQANLKQSELDAHPVRSSMKQLLRSLDQLCPFEPDGYLARPDFVRSFLDYVNTLASVLVRSLSSEDQSGEVKLGNPLLVLLQAPSQLLSHLLFDRQVSPDRVLSLLQQEGLRLSVQQVIVQRCCDTLPVWVSCPGVEQDIRQVKNDDGVFGLASLSVLLQQHAQEHMSTLGITEPQSDVNFESEALGEDSSATPTNLSSSPPSHSSSSSSSSSSSSSSSSPSSFLLTPSALSFLKSRSPLLATLACLSVCKGEPARVQTSGWSGYFRSGRKEVVLDGEQISCEADNLLKEFPILRAYLHTMAEPVLGTTLSESEEGSAGLGTLICGKPLVGLLLSGPQEEVAQVVAAEAFQQALTSKDLGRALSLLELYGQDCSQEGALRDRLLACAALEGGDEGIGQLFRVQDANLRARVALQALERWPLSACLELLEFCLNDASTEASLRTDLELKKKELDIYRWMLNLQPRLPWATWQELRTESKTNSESMLSMMLEAKEFALCTQWVELYPVSEQLRLQLQTEHLLHLLEKGQTDEAFQLLEGLSDFLVGLDVCERALDRRPGLAACHFLADYLTLNFQRQVSPARRQHIHALHLGSKVLFTLPPAARQDYFPLLSEPLLMLEQLLMNLKVDWADVAVRTLRSLVVGQEAGFGAEDIDKLLADYACKALDFSCAPRERSRSDSVISLHDALLQCPAQEIYSLSSSQMDSPTPSTCSTPTHTPSKSTEKDRVSVGRKRRSNDKFKPPDQPPAQKDWVPDTLQHVCMVCQRERFTMFNRRHHCRRCGRLVCNACSEKKMPVEGCLGNEVRVCDQCYAYFYPDSDDELEPVEVAGSPVVTEETLDGMLHLPEVVQMQIQLGTNPAENQLLRSEFYYEQAPSAYLCVAILSLHSDQTVCGHQLITHCHSLSRKLTNPEVDACLLTDIMRQLLFSAKLMFVKVGRSQDLALCDSYISKVDVLKILVKANYKYIPSLDDILETSAVTRLRNQLLEAEHYQLAVEVSTKSGLDPGGVWQAWGMASLKAGNLPGAREKFTRCLKPPVDRNQLNHGPLLLQEIVQHLETTVRPTLATSSGEDILASLRELEDALCEAGPVERPDAQTQNSGHHQECLYYLNTYGTHLALISFYMRHDCMSEALTYLLNKDSPDDVFLEGVLQPSLERGRLGMLQGILEKLDPGLEACSRYLIASCQFLQRRKCYHTLYQIQQFMMDHVRAAMTCIRFFTHGASSYQQLGEQQRWLVRAKEHLRTYLQEQQGRGAGRRKSQVNSFRKMMSSSDVSRHMNTIELQLEVTRFLHRCETTASSKAPQTSTPSSKSTGSNSPPTLFGGSPMKVEVACKVMLGGKNIEEGFGIAYRVIQDFQLEAQAVYVRAGQRLVRHRQYGAVRQLLKCVGESGTATKNDCDALILSCVSVADKGPADAKELESLILEAKSTESKIKAYLQCSKLRPAYLLAVKLEPSRAGPLVQDVLQAAEGAQDSVMQNICRQWLSEHHNKSSQQRQGRPNAR; from the exons ATGAAAGCGACCATGCATCCCTTCGGCTGTGAGGCTGAGACCTCCCTCCAGGACCTGTTTGAGTACTTCAAAAGGTGCCTGCAGCACGGAGAGTGGGAGCTGGCGAGCGCTTGTGTGCCACAGCTGGTGAACTCGGCAGGAGGACTTTCAGAAAACCTCCGGGACATAATTAAAGCTATCGTCTGCCAGCCGTACATTTTAAA ATGGGAGTCTGTCGGCAGTCCACACAAACTGGCTTGGTTTTGGCTTCAGGTGTTGGAGAAATGGACAGAAGAGCAg GTTTCTCCCAACATCAGAAGGGAGTTGGagttcctcctgctgctggaggagctggggTCAGAGGGCATAACACAGACTGTTCTCAAG GAGTTGCATCAAGCTTTCTTGGACACACAGTCTGAGCAAAAGACTGCAGACAGTTCAAGGATGCCTCTCGCTGCTGTTGAGTCTTGTCTTCAAACCTTACTGGAGAAGAAGAAGCCCAGACTCGCCCAGGCGCTAGCACATTTCTTACAG GACCAGTCGTGCTCAGAGGACCAAACTCTCCAGCACACGTTCATCCAACACCTGATGAAGAAACTTGGAAAGCCGGAGAGACGGCCTGAGAAGACGGAGGAGTGGGTGGAGGAGATATACGCTGTGTTGGCTGTGATGCCGTGGAGCCCTCGTAGAAACAGCGGCGGACAGTTGGAGGCGCTGTGCGAAGCTCTGTGGGCAGCCAGAGACGGACCCCTGAAAGAGGAGAGGGTCCTGAGCTCGCTGCTACGCCCGCGATGTGATGCTCTGGTTTCTGCGTATTGCTCCACCGCTCTGAGGCTTCAGAGGGATCATCTGCTGAGGAGTTCACCTGACACACAAG TGGACCTCCCTGAAGCAGAGAAGTTGGCCCTCAGTTTATGTTGCCACAAGGATCGACCATCCATTTGGAAAACCATCTATTTTGAGTGCCTTAGTAGCGGAAAACACTTCCTTGAGCAGGTCTTG GTTACTGGACTGGATCTGATTAAACACGAGGGGTTTTCTCAGCTGAAGGACTTACTGCAGCTGGAGTTCCAGCCTCTGTCCcggctgctgttgctgctgggATGGACTCAGTGTCGCAGTCTGGATTCAGCTCAAACGCTACTCAGCGTCCTTCACTGTGAGCAG GCATCAGCCAATGACTCTGTTCTGCAGGAGTTTGCCAATCTTTTGTCATCTCAGCTTGGAATACTTGAATGGTGTAAAAACAATAATCC AGGGATTTCCATGGAGGCTTTGCTGGCGCAGCTTCACACTCTTGACAATCACTCAGCCCTCTATATCCTGCATTCCTTGACTCCTTTGGCTCAGTTTGAAGAGCGGAGGATATTGGATCTGCTACAGCAACTGCCAAATTCACCAGGAACAG agGAAACTGAGGCCATCACTACTCTCAGCCCTGGTGTGCAGAGGAATATTATTTTGTTTCAGGGCTTCTGTGCCATGAAGTATGCCATCTACGCTCTCTGTGTAAATGCACATAAATACTCAAGTTGCAGCGAGTGTGAGtccatgcagcagcagcagcagcagccatctGAAACAGAGATGGACCAAAATCAAACTTCAACTTCCTCAGAAG GTCTCCATTTGCAGTTCCTACACTACCTGTCAGAGTGCCAGCTCTACCTGGAGGCCGTGCCCGCCATGTTCCGCCTGGAGCTCCTGGAGAAcatcttctctcttctcttcctctccagtGCTGACTTTGCTCTACAAACACAAAAGGACACAAGTCCAAATATAAATACAGGGAATACCACTTATCCAGTCTTTTCACCAGATGCAAGAAACACAAACGTGGAACCAGGGATCAAAGCCAAAACAGCTGAGACTGAGCACAGCCAGAAGCAACATGCAGCTCACTGCAGTCACCTGGACCTGGGACACTTCACCCAGGGATGCAGGGGGTTTCTGGTTGATGTGACGTCTATGGAGGGTTTTCTGAAGCTGCTTAAAGAAGGGCTTGAGGGTATGTGTGTAGTAGGCCAACAGGAGGGGCAGGAGGCAGGAAGAGCACTGCTTCGAGAGACGGAGGTGGCGGAGAGCCTCGGCTGCTCGGTGACAGCTGAGACTTTTGGGGCTCGTCTGCAGAGGTTATCCAAACGTACTGCGGAGGCTCAGTGGAGGCTGCAGATCATCAACAGCAATCAGGGCAGCAGAAGTG GTTCAGAAAGTCCTCTCCAGATGTCAGCGGTCAGCTATTCTGCCAGTTCTGTGGGACGCAGCAAGAGCTCGAGtctgaggagaaggaagaggagacatGTTGCAGAAAGACAAACCTCCATAGAGAAACACAACGGAGAAGTCAGCACAAGTACATCAG ATGGTGGAGGAGCGGTAGCTGGAGGTTTTGTCGAACTGGAGATTTGTCCATGCGGAGGTCCCCACAGCTGGGTGGTCCCCGCCATGTTGTCCCCTCCTGAGTCGCTACTCATGTCCTGCATCCGACGAGGAAACTTCATGGAGGCACATCAG GTGTCTTTGGTGTTTGATCTGGAGGCGTCTGCCTGTTGTGGTGAGCTGGTGTTCATGGAGCGCTACAAAGAAGTCCTTGTGGAGCTGGGTCGGGTGGAGCAGAAGATGGAGAGCCAGTCGAtgtcttcatcctcttcctcttcggAGGGATTGGTGTCAACGGCTGTTTCTGGTACTGGGAGGAGTCGGCTGGGCAGCAGCGGGCGGTCGACCCTGCAGGCCATCggaagtgctgctgctgcag GTGTGGCTTTCTACTCCATCTCAGACATAGCAGACCGTCTCCTCAGCACCCCTGCTCACCCGATGCCCTCACTGGAGGAAGGCTACTGGCTGAGCCGATGCTCCACAGAGCCCTCTGGCCTCTTTTACACACTGCTGGAGGAGCTCAGCCCAGCAGCCATGGCCGCCTTTGACCTGGCTTGCTGTCACTGTCAGCTTTGGAAGACGTCCCGGCAGCTGCTGGACACAGCAGAGCGCAGACTGAACGGCAGCCTGGAGGCTCGAG GAGTGAGAGTTGACCCAAAGGTTCCTCATTCTGAAGGGATCTGTGGATTTCCCATGGTATTACAGCAGATCAACAAGATCCTGAATCATTCTGCCAGTAATAAGAGCTCTGTCAAAACAG AAGCTGTCGGGGAAGAAGTGTTTGCCAGTCCATTTGGTTGCTGCATCCAGGAAGTGCTGCTCTGTTGCCACCAAACACTGAGTGAAGAGTTCATCGCTGCTCGCCTCAGTCTTGCACAACGCTTGGAGAGCATCCTACACATTTTGAGTACTGCTACAGATGGAACAG AGGCCAACGTGGGCAACGCTCTTCTGGCTCTATTGGTGGAGCAGGCCAATCTGAAGCAATCAGAGTTGGACGCCCACCCTGTGCGCTCTAGCATGAAGCAGCTGCTTCGTTCTCTGGACCAGCTCTGTCCCTTCGAGCCAGATGGATACCTCGCCAGACCAGATTTTGTGCGCAGTTTCCTCGATTATGTCAACACACTAGCATCTGTACTGGTGCGCAGCCTTAGTTCAGAAG ATCAGAGCGGTGAAGTGAAGCTGGGGAATCCTTTACTGGTGTTACTTCAGGCTCCATCGCAGCTTCTCTCCCACCTGCTGTTTGACAGACAGGTGTCACCTGACAG GGTGCTGTCACTGCTGCAGCAGGAAGGTCTGCGACTGAGCGTCCAGCAGGTGATTGTCCAGCGATGCTGTGACACTCTGCCTGTGTGGGTCTCCTGTCCAGGTGTGGAACAAGACATCCGTCAGGTCAAGAACGATGACGGAGTGTTCGGACTCGCCAGTTTGTCTGTCCTGCTTCAACAGCACGCTCAGGAGCACATGTCAACTCTGGGGATCACTGAGCCTCAGTCTGATGTGAACTTTGAGTCTGAGGCCTTAGGGGAAGACAGCTCAGCTACACCCACcaacctctcctcctctcccccttctcattcatcctcctcctcctcctcgtcctcctcctcttcttcctcttcttccccctcctcttttcttctcactCCTTCGGCCCTGTCTTTCCTAAAATCTCGCTCCCCTCTACTGGCCACGTTAGCATGTTTGAGTGTCTGTAAAGGAGAACCTGCCCGGGTACAAACCTCTGGATGGTCTGGATATTTCCGCAGTGGACGTAAAGAAGTCGTCCTGGATGGAGAGCAGATTTCTTGTGAGGCTGATAACCTCCTGAAGGAGTTCCCCATTCTCCGGGCCTACCTTCACACCATGGCCGAACCTGTGCTGGGTACCACATTAAGTGAGAGTGAAGAAGGCTCTGCTGGACTTGGCACGCTTATCTGTGGGAAACCTCTCGTAGGTCTCCTGCTGTCTGGGCCTCAGGAGGAAGTTGCCCAGGTTGTGGCTGCTGAGGCCTTCCAGCAGGCTCTGACCTCTAAAGACCTGGGCCGAGCCCTGAGCCTGCTCGAGCTGTATGGGCAAGACTGCAGCCAGGAGGGGGCGCTTAGAGACCGTCTGCTTGCTTGTGCTGCTTTAGAAG gtggaGATGAAGGTATAGGTCAGCTGTTCCGTGTACAGGATGCTAACCTGCGAGCCCGTGTTGCCCTTCAGGCCCTCGAGCGCTGGCCTCTGTCAGCCTGCCTGGAGCTGCTCGAGTTCTGCCTCAATGACGCGAGCACAGAGGCCTCACTGAGAACAGACTTAGAGCTTAAAAAGAAAGAACTGGACATCTACCGCTGG ATGTTAAATTTACAACCTCGATTGCCGTGGGCTACTTGGCAGGAACTGAGGACTGAGTCTAAGACAAACTCTGAATCCATGTTATCTATGATGTTGGAGGCAAAG GAGTTTGCTCTTTGTACGCAGTGGGTGGAGCTTTATCCTGTTTCTGAACAGCTGAGACTACAGCTGCAGACTGAGCATTTGCTTCATCTGCTGGAGAAGGGACAAACAGATGAAGCTTTCCAG CTACTCGAGGGCCTCTCCGATTTTTTGGTCGGCCTGGACGTTTGTGAACGTGCTCTGGACCGCCGCCCCGGATTGGCTGCCTGTCACTTCCTGGCAGACTACCTTACTCTGAATTTCCAGAGGCAGGTGTCTCCAGCGCGTCGGCAACACATTCATGCCCTTCATCTGGGCTCGAAG GTGTTGTTTACCTTGCCTCCAGCCGCCAGACAGGACTATTTCCCACTGCTGTCAGAGCCCCTGCTGATGCTGGAGCAGCTGTTGATGAATCTGAAGGTGGATTGGGCGGACGTAGCGGTACGAACTCTGAGGAGTCTGGTGGTTGGACAGGAGGCTGGCTTTGGTGCTGAGGACATCGATAAGCTTTTGGCAGACTACGCCTGCAAGGCACTCGACTTCTCCTGTGCTCCCAGAGAGAGGTCTCGATCTG ACTCTGTAATCAGCCTCCATGATGCACTGTTGCAGTGTCCTGCTCAAGAGATCTACTCCTTATCGTCCAGTCAGATGGACTCTCCAACACCCTCTACAT GCAGTACGCCCACACACACGCCCTCAAAGAGCACAGAGAAGGATCGAGTCTCAGTAGGGAGAAAACGTCGCTCGAACGACAAGTTCAAACCTCCAGATCAGCCACCAGCCCAGAAGGACTGGGTCCCTGACACCCTGCAGCATGTGTGCATGGTCTGCCAGAGGGAGAGGTTCACTATG tTTAACAGACGGCATCATTGTCGTAGATGTGGCCGCCTGGTTTGTAACGCGTGCTCTGAGAAGAAAATGCCTGTGGAGGGATGTCTGGGAAATGAAGTCAGAGTCTGTGACCAGTGTTACGCCTACTTTTACCCAGA TTCAGATGACGAGCTGGAGCCAGTTGAAG TGGCTGGAAGTCCAGTGGTGACAGAGGAAACTCTTGATGGGATGCTGCATCTGCCTGAAGTGGTTCAAATGCAGATTCAACTTGGCACAAATCCTGCAGAGAACCAGTTGCTGCGGAGCGAGTTCTACTATGAACAG GCTCCCAGTGCGTACCTCTGCGTGGCCATTTTGTCTCTGCACAGTGACCAAACAGTCTGCGGTCATCAGCTCATCACACACTGCCACTCCCTGTCCCGTAAGCTGACTAACCCGGAGGTGGACGCCTGCCTTCTCACCGACATCATGCGGCAGCTGCTGTTCAGCGCCAAGCTGATGTTTGTCAAAGTTGGCCGCAGCCAAGATCTTGCCTTATGTGACAG ttACATCAGCAAAGTGGACGTGCTCAAGATTCTAGTGAAGGCTAATTACAAATATATTCCTTCTCTGGATGACATACTGGAGACGTCTGCTGTCACACGCCTCCGTAACCAGCTGTTGGAAGCAGAGCATTACCAGCTAGCAGTGGAG GTGTCTACCAAGAGCGGCCTGGACCCTGGCGGTGTGTGGCAGGCATGGGGCATGGCCTCTTTGAAGGCAGGGAATCTACCAGGGGCTCGAGAGAAGTTTACCCGCTGCCTGAAACCCCCAGTGGACCGCAACCAGCTCAACCATGGTCCTTTACTGCTGCAAGAGATTGTTCAGCACCTCGAGACGACTGTACGACCCACTCTGGCCACG TCTTCTGGTGAGGACATCTTGGCTTCCCTGCGGGAGCTGGAGGATGCCCTGTGTGAAGCCGGTCCTGTGGAGCGACCGGACGCACAGACACAGAACAGCGGCCACCACCAGGAGTGTCTCTACTACCTGAATACATACGGCACTCACCTGGCACTGATCAGCTTCTATATGCGTCATGACTGCATGTCAGAGGCCCTAACATATCTACTCAATAAG GACTCCCCAGATGATGTGTTTCTAGAAGGTGTGTTGCAGCCCAGTCTGGAGCGGGGACGTCTTGGCATGCTGCAGGGGATACTGGAAAAGCTAGACCCCGGCCTGGAGGCCTGCAGCCGCTACCTCATTGCCTCCTGTCAATTCCTGCAGCGGCGGAAATGCTACCACACTCTCTACCAGATCCAGCAGTTCATGATG GATCATGTGCGTGCGGCCATGACCTGCATCCGATTCTTCACACATGGGGCCAGTTCATACCAACAGCTGGGAGAGCAGCAG CGCTGGTTGGTCAGAGCCAAAGAGCACCTGAGGACGTACCTGCAGGAGCAGCAAGGTCGGGGTGCTGGGAGGAGAAAGTCTCAAGTCAACTCATTCAGGAAGATGATGTCGTCCAGTGACGTATCCAG GCACATGAATACAATAGAGCTCCAGCTAGAGGTGACCCGTTTTCTCCACCGCTGTGAGACGACGGCCTCCTCCAAGGCTCCACAGACCAGTACACCTTCCTCCAAATCCACTGGGTCCAATTCACCACCTACACTGTTTGGAGGAAGCCCAATGAAGGTGGAGGTTGCCTGCAAG GTGATGCTTGGAGGAAAAAACATTGAAGAAGGTTTTGGCATTGCATACAGAGTCATACAG GACTTCCAGCTGGAGGCTCAGGCTGTCTACGTGCGGGCCGGCCAAAGGCTGGTCCGTCATAGGCAGTATGGAGCCGTGCGGCAGCTGCTGAAATGTGTTGGCGAGTCGGGCACTGCCACCAAAAACGACTGTGATGCTCTCATCCTcagctgtgtgtctgttgcAGATAAGGGACCAGCTGAC GCCAAGGAGCTGGAAAGCCTCATTCTGGAGGCTAAGAGCACAGAGAGCAAG ATCAAAGCCTACCTGCAGTGCAGTAAGCTGCGGCCAGCGTACCTGCTGGCAGTGAAACTGGAGCCGAGCCGGGCAGGCCCGTTGGTCCAGGACGTCCTTCAGGCTGCAGAGGGAGCACAAGACTCAGTGATGCAGAACATTTGTCGCCAGTGGCTGTCCGAACACCACAACAAGTCATCTCAGCAGCGCCAGGGCCGACCCAATGCCAGGTAA
- the rdh12 gene encoding retinol dehydrogenase 12 — translation MMFLLLIIAGLGVVTLLVITFAQHIRQYAAGGVCKSTARLDGKTVLITGANTGIGKETALDMATRGARVIMACRDTEKGEETAASIRAAYPEADVEVRELDLADTCSIRAFAQKFLRDVTHLHILINNAGVMMCPYTKTVDGFEMHIGVNHLGHFLLTFLLIGLLKRSAPARIVVVSSLAHNFGWIRFHDLHSQGSYNSGLAYCQSKLANVLFAREAARRLKGSNVIVNSVHPGTVNSDLTRHSTLMTILFSVLSMFLKTPREGAQTSIYCAVAEELHSISGKHFSDCAPAFVAPQGRSEDTARRLWDVSCELLGIEWD, via the exons ATGATGTTTCTTTTATTAATAATCGCAGGCCTCGGAGTGGTGACGTTACTGGTGATCACATTTGCACAACACATACG ACAATATGCAGCAGGAGGAGTTTGCAAGTCTACAGCTCGTCTGGATGGGAAGACTGTCCTCATCACTGGAGCCAACACAGGGATCGGGAAGGAGACCGCCCTGGATATGGCAACGCGAG GGGCTCGGGTGATTATGGCATGCCGAGACACAGAAAAGGGTGAGGAGACTGCTGCCAGTATCCGAGCTGCGTACCCTGAAGCAGACGTGGAGGTTCGAGAGCTCGATTTGGCGGATACCTGCTCTATACGAGCCTTTGCACAGAAATTCCTGAGAG aCGTCACCCATCTCCATATCCTCATCAATAATGCAGGGGTGATGATGTGCCCCTACACAAAAACAGTTGATGGCTTTGAGATGCATATCGGGGTCAATCACTTAG gtcacttcctgttgacgTTCCTCCTGATCGGGCTGTTGAAGCGCAGTGCGCCGGCCCGGATCGTGGTGGTCTCGTCTCTGGCTCATAACTTCGGCTGGATCCGTTTCCATGACCTTCACAGCCAGGGCAGCTACAACAGCGGATTAGCGTACTGCCAGAGCAAGCTGGCAAATGTGCTCTTTGCCAGAGAGGCTGCACGCAGACTCAaag GCTCCAATGTGATAGTGAACTCAGTCCATCCTGGGACAGTGAACTCTGACCTGACCAGACACTCAACCCTTATGACGATACTTTTCAGTGTCTTGTCTATGTTCCTGAAAACACCACGAGAAGGAGCGCAGACCAGCATCTACTGTGCTGTGGCAGAAGAGCTACACTCAATCTCTGGGAAACACTTCAG CGACTGCGCCCCTGCCTTTGTAGCCCCACAGGGCAGGAGTGAGGACACAGCGAGGAGACTATGGGACGTCAGCTGCGAGCTTCTTGGTATCGAGTGGGACTGA